Proteins from a single region of Streptomyces sp. Tu 3180:
- a CDS encoding RNA polymerase-binding protein RbpA, translated as MASGNAIRGSRVGAGPMGEAERGESAPRLRISFWCSNGHETQPSFASDAQVPETWDCPRCGFPAGQDRDNPPDPPRTEPYKTHLAYVRERRSDADGEAILAEALAKLRGEI; from the coding sequence GTGGCAAGTGGCAACGCGATCCGGGGAAGCCGGGTCGGGGCGGGGCCGATGGGCGAGGCCGAGCGCGGCGAGTCCGCGCCGCGGCTGCGCATCTCCTTCTGGTGCTCCAACGGGCACGAGACACAGCCGAGCTTCGCCAGCGACGCGCAGGTGCCCGAAACCTGGGACTGCCCCCGCTGCGGCTTTCCGGCCGGACAGGACCGCGACAATCCCCCGGACCCGCCGCGCACCGAGCCCTACAAGACGCACCTCGCCTACGTGCGGGAGCGGCGCAGCGACGCGGACGGCGAGGCGATCCTCGCGGAGGCGCTCGCCAAACTGCGGGGCGAGATCTAG